The DNA window CGGTACGGCCGCGCTCAGACGAGCTGGCGCAACAGCTGGTCGAAGGACTTCGCCAGATCGCGGGCCTGGTCGCCGGGCCAGTGGTGGATGGGGTAGGCCGCCCCCTGGATCTGCTGCCAGTAGGCGTTCTCCTCCAGCACCGGCAGCATCAGCTTGTCCTTGTAGAGCCGCTCCATCTCCAGCAGGCGGTACTCGTGTTCGGCCGAATCGGCGCGGGCGCGGTTGACCACCACGCCTGCCTGGGTCAGCTGCGGGGCGTATTCGTTGGAGAACATCCGGATCGCACGCATCGTACGTTCGGTTCCGGCCACAGAGAACAGGCTCGGCTCGGCCACCAGCAGCACCTGGGTCGATGCAGCCCACGCGATGCGGGTCAGTCCGGCCAGAGAGGGCGGGCAGTCCACCAGGACCAGGTCGTAGCCGCTGACGCCGTCGAGCAGAGTGCGCAGGCGGCGCATGTCGCGGGGGCGGATGTCTGGGCGATCGAAGGTCGCCGAGAGCGCAGAGCCGGGGATCACGTCCAGAACGGCTTCGGCGCGCTCCTCCTCGGAGAGGAAGTCCACCCAGCCGGAGCGGACGGTGTGCTGGTTGACCTCGGCCTTCTTGGCATCGCGCAGCAGCTGACCGGCCTCGGTGCCGGCGCCGCGGGAGACGGCCAGGCCCGTAGTGGAATCAGCATGTGGGTCGAGGTCGATGACAAGAGTCCTGACGCCGCGCTGGAGGGCGGCTGACGCCAGGCCCATGGTGACCGAGGTCTTCCCGACCCCGCCTTTCAAGCTGGACACGCTCATGATCTGCACCCCTCCATCATAGGGATAGATCGGGCCCCCGTGGCGATCACCACGGGGGCCCGATCAGATCGGCGCAGGTCTTTGCGATGCAGGCGGGTCAGGAGACCTTCATCTCGCCCATCTCACCCCAGTCGTCGCCCTCGATCTGGCGGGAGATGATCTTCGGGGTGGAGGCCAGGGCGTCGAACATCGGGCCCTCTTCGCTGGTGGCCTTCTTGAAGTGCTCCGAGTTCACGTGCGGCTCGGCGCCGTCGTCGTCGAAGGCCTCCAGCAGCACGTACTCGTTGGGATCCTCCAGGCTGCGGGACCACTCGAAGAACTTGTTCTTGGGCTCCTTGCGGGTCTCTTCGGTGAACTCGCGGGTGAGCTCGGGCCACTGATCGGCGAACTCTGGCTTCACTTGGAACTTCACGACGATGAAGATCATGGTCTCTCCTCGATGCAGGGGTGGGACTTTCCTGTGGTCCCAACACTAATCAGGACCTGATCTTCCCGCACCCACTGTGGAACGCGCCACAGTCATGTGGCGTAGCACATACCACAGCGGTCTTCGGCGCGGTATCGTCATCTCCGGCAGGTCACAAAGGCGTGGTCTGCTTCTCACGTTTGGCAGAGAGGAACATGAATGTTCTCCAAGATTCTGGTCGCCAACCGCGGCGAGATCGCGATCCGAGCGCTGCGGGCCGGCGTCGAGCTCGGCGCCCGCACTGTGGCCGTATACCCCCACGAGGACCGCAACTCCTTCCACCGTCAGAAGGCCGATGAGGCCTACCGCATCGGCCAGGAGGGCCATCCCGTCCGGGCCTACCTCGATGTCGAGGAGATCATCCGGGTGGCCAAGGACGCCGAGGTGGATGCCATCTACCCCGGCTACGGCTTCCTCTCGGAGAATCCGGAGCTGGCGCGCGCAGCCGAACAGGCAGGGATCACCTTCGTCGGGCCCCCGGCCGATGTCCTGGAGTCCACCGGGGACAAGATCCGTGCGCTGCGTGCCGCCAAGCAGGCCGGCATTCCGGTGCTGGAGAGCTCCGACCCCTCAGATGATCCTGAGCAGCTGATCGCCGAGGCCGACCGCATCGGCTTCCCCATCTTCGTCAAGGCAGTCGCCGGCGGCGGAGGCCGCGGCATGCGCCGGGTGGAGCACAGGGAGGACCTGCCGGAGGCGCTGCGGGCCGCCATGAACGAGGCCCAGACGGCCTTCGGCAACGCCACCGTCTTCCTGGAGCAGGCAGTGGTCCGTCCGCGCCACGTCGAGGTCCAGATCCTCGCCGATGGGGAGGGCGACGTCGTCCACCTCTTCGAGCGTGACTGCTCCCTGCAGCGCCGCCACCAGAAGGTGGTGGAGATCGCCCCGGCGCCTCATCTGGACGAAGAGGTCCGGCAGGCGCTGTACCGGGATGCGGTGGCCTTCGCCAAGGCCATGGGCTACCGCAATGCCGGCACGGTCGAGTTCCTGCTGGACACCGCCGGCGAGCGGGCGGGCCAGCACGTGTTCATCGAGATGAACCCGCGCATCCAGGTCGAACACACAGTGACCGAGGAGATCACCGACATCGACCTGGTCTCCTCTCAGCTGCGCATCGCCGCCGGCGAGACCCTGGAGGACCTGGGGATCCGGCAGGAAGAGCTGCACGTGCGCGGCTCGGCCATGCAGTGCCGGATCACCACTGAGGACCCGGCCAATGACTTCCGTCCCGACGTCGGCACGGTCTCGGCCTACCGATCGGCCGGCGGCTCCGGCATCCGGCTCGACGGCGGCACCGTCTACGCCGGGGCGGAGATCAGTCCGCACTTCGACTCCATGCTGGTGAAGCTGACCTGCCGCGGCCGCGACTATCTGACCGCGGTCCGCCGGGCTCGCCGCGCTCTGGCCGAGTTCCGGATCCGCGGGGTGGCCACCAACATCCCCTTCCTGATGAACGTGCTGGATGAGCCGGAGTTCCTCGCCGGGGATGTGGCCACCGACTTCATCGATCGGCACCCGGAGCTGACCCAGGTCAACCGTTCACAGAACCGCGGGTCCAAGGCGCTGCAGTACCTGGCCCACGTCACGGTCAATCAGCCCCACGGCCCCCGGATCCACGGCATCGACCCGAGGGACAAGCTGCCCCGCTTCCCCGGCGACAAATACGAGGAGCCCGACCGCAGCCCCTTCGACGGCCCCTCCAAACACCCCAAGCCCGAGGGTTGGCGTCAGGTTCTCCAGGCCGAAGGGCCGGAGGGCTTCGCGCAGCGTCTGAGGCAGCAGCAGGCACTGGCGGTCACCGACACCACCTTCCGGGATGCCCACCAGTCGCTGCTGGCGACCCGCGTGCGCACCCGTGACCTGCTGGCCGCAGCCCCAGCGGTGGCGCATGTGACCCCCGGGCTGCTCTCGGTGGAGGCCTGGGGAGGTGCCACCTACGACGTGGCCCTGCGCTTCCTCTCCGAGGACCCGTGGCAGCGTCTGGCCCTGCTGCGTGCCGAGCTGCCCAACATCCCGATCCAGATGCTGCTGCGCGGTCGCAACACCGTGGGCTACACGCCCTACCCGTTGGAGGTCACCGACGCCTTCGTCGCCGAGGCCGCCGCCACCGGAGTGGACATCTTCCGGATCTTCGACGCTCTCAACGACGTCGACCAGATCATCCCCGCCATCGAGGCGGTCAGGAAGACCGGAACCGCGGTGGCAGAGGCCGCACTGTGCTACACCGGCGACCTCTCGGACCCCCAGGAGAGCCTCTACACCCTGGACTACTACCTGGACCTGGCCCAGCGGATGGTCGACGCCGGCGCCCACATCCTGGCCATCAAGGACATGGCCGGGCTCCTGCGTCCGGCTGCGGCCACGACTCTGGTCACCGCTCTGCGCGAACGGTTCGAGGTGCCGGTGCATCTGCACACCCACGACACCGCCGGGGGACAGCTGGCCACTCTGCTGGCCGCGGCCGAGGCAGGAGTCGACGCCGTCGACGTCGCCACCGCCTCCATGGCCGCCACCACCTCCCAGCCGCCGGCCTCAGCTCTGGTGGCCGCGCTGGAGCACACAGAGCGCGACACCGGTCTGGGCCTGGATGCCGTGGCCTCCATGGAGCCCTACTGGGAAGCGGTGCGGGCGATCTACCGGCCCTTCGAATCCGGTCTGCCCAGCCCCACCGGCCGGGTCTACCGCCACGAGATCCCCGGCGGCCAGCTCTCCAACCTGCGGCAACAGGCCATGGCGCTGGGCCTGGGGGAGCGGTTCGAAGACATCGAGGACATGTACCACGCCGCAGACACCATGCTCGGACGCCTGGTCAAAGTCACCCCCTCCTCCAAAGTGGTGGGAGACCTCGCGCTGCAGCTGGTCGGCATGGGAGTGGACCCGGCGGAGTTCGAGCAGAACCCGCAGGACTTCGATCTGCCCGACTCGGTCATCCAGTTCCTCGCCGGACAGCTCGGAGACCCGCCCGGCGGCTGGCCCGAGCCCTTCCGCAGCAGGGCCTTGGAGGGCCGCACGGTCAAGCCGGTGGACGAACACCTCGACGCCGAAGACGCCGCCGCGCTCGCAGAACCGGGCCCCACCCGGCGAGCCACGCTGAACCGTCTGCTCTTCCCGGGGCCCACACGGGACTACGAGGCCGATAAGGAGCGCTACGGCGACATCATCGTCCTGCACACCCGGGACTTCCTCTACGGCATGACACCCGGGGAGGAGCACGTCATCTCCCTGGGGACCGGAGTGCGTCTGCTGGTGACCCTGCAGACCATCTCGGAGCCCGACGAGAAGGGGATGCGCGCGGTCATCTGCACCCTGAACGGCCAGCAGCGTCAGGTCATGGTCCGTGACGAGAGCGTCGAGGCCGTGGTGCGCTCGGCCGAGAAGGCCGACCCCAGCTGTGAAGGCCATGTGGCCGCGCCCTTCGCCGGGGCCGTCACCCTCACCGTGGAGGAGGGTCAGACGGTCGAGGCCGGGCAGACGATCGCCACGATCGAGGCCATGAAGATGGAGGCCGGGATCACCACTGCCGTCGGCGGAACGGTGAGCCGCGCGGTCATCGACGGGGTCCAGCAGGTCGACGGCGGAGATCTCCTCGTGGTGATCGGATGAGCTCTGCGGTGGTTGAATAGGGGCATGTCCACACCAGTCACCGCAGATCTCGGAATCATCGGCTCCGGCTCCGGCAACTCACTGATCACTCCCTTCTGGGAGGACAAGCGCGTGGTCCTCGCTGATAAGGGCACCGGCTCCACCGGTGCCTTCGGCGGCACGTGCCTGAACGTCGGATGCATCCCCACCAAGATGTTCGTCCGTCCCTCCGCCCTGGCCCGCGGGCCCGAGGAGGCGGCCAAAGTCGATGTGGGCCTGAAGCTCCACAGCGTCGACTGGCCGACGATGCGAGATCGGATCTTCTCGCGGGTGGACGCCATCTCGGAGGGAGGCCGCAGCTACCGGGACGTGGAACTGGAGAACGTGGAGCTGCTCTCACAGAAGGTGACCCTGGCTCCCGACCTGCTCAGCCGGCGTCGGGAGTCAGGGCGCTTCGCCTTCACCGCCGAGGACGGCACCTCTGCCGAGACTGAGCAGCTGGTGATCGCCGCCGGCTCCCGACCGGTGAAGCCGCAGGTGCCCGGCGTGGACCTGCCGCAGGTGCACACCTCGGACTCGATCATGCGGATCGAGGACCTGCCGCAGCGGGTGCTGATCCTGGGCGGCGGATATATCGCCTGCGAGTTCGCCGGCATCTTCTCCGGACTGGGCAGCGAGGTCATCCAGGTCAACCGCAGCCTGGGCCTGATGTCTGTGCTGGACGAGGACATCCAGAAGGCCTACTCCGCCGAGGCTGAGAAGAACTGGACCGTGCTCTACCAGCGGACCCTGGGCGCCGTCGTCGAACGTCAGGAGGGAGGGGTCGGCGAGCACCCCGGGGTGACCGCCCAGCTGGTCACCTCCGACGGGCGCGAAGAGGACTACGACGTCGACCTGGTCCTGGTGGCCATCGGCCGCCGCCCCAACACGGACCTGGTCGGCGCCGAAGAGGCCGGTCTGGACCTGGAGTCCGACGGGCGCCTGGTCGTGGACGACTACCAGCGGGTCCTCGCCCAGGGGGAGCCGGTCGAGGGCCTCTACGCGCTGGGGGACATCTCCTCCGAGGCGCAGCTGAAGCACGTGGCCAACCACGAGGCTCGAGTGGTCGCCCACAACCTGGAGAACCCGCAGCGCCTGCGGACCTCCCGGCACCAGGCCGTCCCCTCGGCGATCTTCTCCTACCCTGAGATGGCCCAGGTGGGTCTGACCGAGGCCCAGGCCAGCGAGAGGATCG is part of the Nesterenkonia lacusekhoensis genome and encodes:
- a CDS encoding ParA family protein; protein product: MQIMSVSSLKGGVGKTSVTMGLASAALQRGVRTLVIDLDPHADSTTGLAVSRGAGTEAGQLLRDAKKAEVNQHTVRSGWVDFLSEEERAEAVLDVIPGSALSATFDRPDIRPRDMRRLRTLLDGVSGYDLVLVDCPPSLAGLTRIAWAASTQVLLVAEPSLFSVAGTERTMRAIRMFSNEYAPQLTQAGVVVNRARADSAEHEYRLLEMERLYKDKLMLPVLEENAYWQQIQGAAYPIHHWPGDQARDLAKSFDQLLRQLV
- a CDS encoding putative quinol monooxygenase, giving the protein MIFIVVKFQVKPEFADQWPELTREFTEETRKEPKNKFFEWSRSLEDPNEYVLLEAFDDDGAEPHVNSEHFKKATSEEGPMFDALASTPKIISRQIEGDDWGEMGEMKVS
- a CDS encoding pyruvate carboxylase — protein: MFSKILVANRGEIAIRALRAGVELGARTVAVYPHEDRNSFHRQKADEAYRIGQEGHPVRAYLDVEEIIRVAKDAEVDAIYPGYGFLSENPELARAAEQAGITFVGPPADVLESTGDKIRALRAAKQAGIPVLESSDPSDDPEQLIAEADRIGFPIFVKAVAGGGGRGMRRVEHREDLPEALRAAMNEAQTAFGNATVFLEQAVVRPRHVEVQILADGEGDVVHLFERDCSLQRRHQKVVEIAPAPHLDEEVRQALYRDAVAFAKAMGYRNAGTVEFLLDTAGERAGQHVFIEMNPRIQVEHTVTEEITDIDLVSSQLRIAAGETLEDLGIRQEELHVRGSAMQCRITTEDPANDFRPDVGTVSAYRSAGGSGIRLDGGTVYAGAEISPHFDSMLVKLTCRGRDYLTAVRRARRALAEFRIRGVATNIPFLMNVLDEPEFLAGDVATDFIDRHPELTQVNRSQNRGSKALQYLAHVTVNQPHGPRIHGIDPRDKLPRFPGDKYEEPDRSPFDGPSKHPKPEGWRQVLQAEGPEGFAQRLRQQQALAVTDTTFRDAHQSLLATRVRTRDLLAAAPAVAHVTPGLLSVEAWGGATYDVALRFLSEDPWQRLALLRAELPNIPIQMLLRGRNTVGYTPYPLEVTDAFVAEAAATGVDIFRIFDALNDVDQIIPAIEAVRKTGTAVAEAALCYTGDLSDPQESLYTLDYYLDLAQRMVDAGAHILAIKDMAGLLRPAAATTLVTALRERFEVPVHLHTHDTAGGQLATLLAAAEAGVDAVDVATASMAATTSQPPASALVAALEHTERDTGLGLDAVASMEPYWEAVRAIYRPFESGLPSPTGRVYRHEIPGGQLSNLRQQAMALGLGERFEDIEDMYHAADTMLGRLVKVTPSSKVVGDLALQLVGMGVDPAEFEQNPQDFDLPDSVIQFLAGQLGDPPGGWPEPFRSRALEGRTVKPVDEHLDAEDAAALAEPGPTRRATLNRLLFPGPTRDYEADKERYGDIIVLHTRDFLYGMTPGEEHVISLGTGVRLLVTLQTISEPDEKGMRAVICTLNGQQRQVMVRDESVEAVVRSAEKADPSCEGHVAAPFAGAVTLTVEEGQTVEAGQTIATIEAMKMEAGITTAVGGTVSRAVIDGVQQVDGGDLLVVIG
- a CDS encoding mycothione reductase — its product is MSTPVTADLGIIGSGSGNSLITPFWEDKRVVLADKGTGSTGAFGGTCLNVGCIPTKMFVRPSALARGPEEAAKVDVGLKLHSVDWPTMRDRIFSRVDAISEGGRSYRDVELENVELLSQKVTLAPDLLSRRRESGRFAFTAEDGTSAETEQLVIAAGSRPVKPQVPGVDLPQVHTSDSIMRIEDLPQRVLILGGGYIACEFAGIFSGLGSEVIQVNRSLGLMSVLDEDIQKAYSAEAEKNWTVLYQRTLGAVVERQEGGVGEHPGVTAQLVTSDGREEDYDVDLVLVAIGRRPNTDLVGAEEAGLDLESDGRLVVDDYQRVLAQGEPVEGLYALGDISSEAQLKHVANHEARVVAHNLENPQRLRTSRHQAVPSAIFSYPEMAQVGLTEAQASERIGGQNITTKVQNYGDTAYGWAMEDSYGIFKIIADRRDGTILGAHAMGYQSSNLIQPIVQAMSFGQDAHTVARGQFWIHPALMEVVENALLGLEVPIPEDAPL